CAAGATCAATCTCGGATATCCCGTCTTATCCACCGCCATTGTCATACTCTTGTACTGCATCCGACCGAaacaattttataaaatatctacaaaattttaaaaaatgttattttatatttttcaatatatcttaaaaatataatatcaaaatacaaacaaattaaaaattatttagaaaTGCTGGAAGTAATAGAGTAATTATCTAGTGATTGTTTGGTTTAGTAATAGCAATAACTATTTGAAACTAAAGAAATGTTAAGCAATTATTTATAACACAActaatttattaaattattttatatagtaATTTGTTAAGATTAGTTACAATATATAAGAATTTAATTAGTAAGTATGTTAGTTatgtcaattaatttttgatccaaGTTCAATCTGGCCACTCTCTACTCTCTctttaaatgaaaaaaaagtgAGAATCCTGCCACATTAGCGTTGGATTTGAGTTGAGTTGTTCAGCTTGACTCAAATGCATGGGTCAAGAGAAAACTAGAGAAAGTTATAGAATATCTTTTTTGAGAAATATATTAAAAGTACTAATATTTTAATAAAGTTTGGaatgagagggagagagaaggtggGGAgggtgaaaaagaaaaagaggaggaaaaaaaataaaaataaagaaagaaaaataaaacaccCAGCCTACAGTACACTCCACTCCAAACTTTAGCCTCTTAAGAGGCTTCAGCCATCAACTCCCTGCTACGAGTCCCCCATCTTCATCTAGCTCAGATCGTCGCCACCATGGCGCAAGCTGGCTCGAGTAGTCGGcaacttctcctcttcttctccagcaCTCGCTAAGTCcgaaactcagagaagcaggaTCACTGTGTGGATGTGCTTTTGGCTCTACTCCCGTCTGAGCTGGTTCGCTCAATGGAGATGTAATTTGTTTAGAAAGGAAAATGGCCAAACCTAGTATTTCCCGTAGAACAACaatgtatattatccattttttaCTGACTCATGGTAAAGCCTGACTTGGTCAACCCCATCATTATAGCTCAATTATGATGTGGCTTACGAGTGGAGTGCGAGGAAGCCACCAACCTTGTCAAAGGGGGCACTTTAAGAAGGCGGCACAAGCTGGTTTTGCCGGAGGATGTggatgctccttcactcaaaTTGGAGCCTAATTTTAGGTCATCAAACAACTGATGCCAAGAATATTTTAgtcttaaaataattaaatgatCATATGACGGGTTGTCGACACTACTCTGTTACTCTAAATGAATAATAGGATTGCATTGGTATGGTTGTTGGAGTCTTAACTAGctttattttctaaattttatatgTTTTAAAAACATTAAAACTCTTATCTCCTTCGACGCTTATTTTAGAAGAGTTGTGACTCTTTTAGAAGAATGTTGGTTTTAATTTCTGTAGGAATGCGATGTTTCAGGCATCTTCAGCGACTCTATTTTTTGAGAGTTTCTTTTTCAAACAGAGTTCTTCCACTCTTcaaattttgtttctttttctttttatcttttttgggGGCATAGGAGTCGATTGGGTCAAACCACCTAGGGatcgtgcttgttagagaaggaTCGGGTTGAGCCGGGTCGTTGTACCTTGGGGATAAAATCGCCGCAAATCTGCACGTAAGGGGTGAATCACATTTTTAGGACGGTATATGTCATACGCCTCGATTCAGGCAAAGAGTTTTCAATCTtctgaatttattttattgaatttatttttataaaacaatGATATAGCAATTTTTAGGCAAAAGTTTTTCAACAGCGGTAACCTAATGGATCCAATTAAACATTTTTAAAGCCGAAGAGATATGAGTGCAATTTGATCAAAGTAGACAGGGTGTTTGAATAATTTGTTTATATATTTAAACCTCTACAGTCTACACTCTTGTATTTCTGGTATCTTAATGCGCAAACCTGGAGGGTCCTGCTTTTGGATTCACTACGTCAAAATTCCATGAGTAACTAAAAAGCTCCATATTATCATGTTGAAGATCAATATAACAGTTAAAGCCAGTATTTTCCTCCTTTGGATATGGACAAAAGTTGAAGCCATCGGATTATTTAcattcaaatttattcaaaactCCAACATGTAGATTGTCCATAAGACCACCATAAAGAGTTTTGGTagctgctaacatgatacagcACGCATCTAATTATCTAAAGCAACAGCaaacagttttttcaaggtaTGAAGCAGTAGAAAACAATAGCAACAGCAtccaattaagtcaaattttggGCCTTACTTCGAGGCCCTGGATGATGAGCCCACTCTTCCAATGCAATGCATTCACCTCCGCCAAACTCATTTCCACATCACCGTCATCCCCCTCATCATTGTAGAACTCCCCCAGCTCGATCTCCATCCACCCATCATCCCTCAAGGGTTGTTGCCGTTGCTGCTGGCGCTGCTGGGCTTCCTCTTGGTGGTGGTCGTTGCCGTCgtcgtcatcatcatcatcaccatcatcatcatcactgTCCTCATCATCTTGCAAACAGATATCGGTCTCCAAGGCATAATCTCCTAGCTTCACTGATGCCAACTGGCGAGGGGGGCCAAGTCCATATGACCTAGAGGCCAATTTGAAGACGAGATAAGCAGCATAGGTTGTTTTAGGAGAGAGTAGTCGACAGTCAATCTTGCCGCTCATAAACAACCAACAAACAGCTAGAAGCTCAGCCACTTCTGCGAACCTGGGGCCAAGCAAAGCAAACTTCCACGTTGAATAAGGTATTGCGATGATAATATGAACCACATCCAGTAGTATTTGAGGCAATTCAAACATCAAACTATGTTATATTTTGGAAAAACCATGCTGAAAAAGGAAGCATTACCAGTTCCAGGAGCGGCCCAatgtatttgggggcctaaggccgttttgtctttgaggccttccctacagtgggccggcctaaggcgaattcacAAGGaccttttttttccattttgtctttgaggcatttcctgcggtgggccttctttgggccggggccttaggcgaccgcctcagttgcCTAAGGGTTGGCCGGCCCTGACCAGTTCAAGTGAGCAAGTTGCTACTTGTTCAAGGCATCTATTGGAGGGCAAAAAAATGAAAGGATATAGAAAAATTATGATAGGAATCTTTATACTTTTAAATTGCTGGTAAAAAAAAACTCGACTAAAGCCCCGTTTAAAATATGTAAATTCGGATCCCTGGATCAATTAACTCATCAAGTCACTCAGCAACTTAGTCAGCTTCATCCAAAGCTTGAGCTAAAAGAGTTTAGTTGTGGTTTGGTTCCATCAGTTGTAAActtagaagaagaggagagagagttgTAGAGGGGAGGAACGAGGGACGTAGAGAGAAAAGAATATATTCTTTTATTCATTTACAAACAGTGTCATAGCCCGTTTTTATAGTTGAAGGTGGCTATGTACAGCTCATATACAACTCACGTAGACAGCTCATATATAGCTTATATACAGCTAACATCCTCtctcaaactcaagatggtagTGAAGAAGCCAACTTGAGTTTGTTAACCAAATCACGATAACACCCCAATAGGTGGGCCTTCATAAAAATGTCAGCAAGCTGATTCGCAGAAGTAACATGTATCAACCGAAGAGTGCCTTGTTTGATATGATGTCGAATGAAGTGACAATTTATCTTAATATGCTTCGTTCGCTTATGAAACACATTATTATGAGCAATCTGCATGGCACTCATATTATCACAATGAAGAGAGAAACTGTTGGTTAAAAGAACACCCATGTCATGCAGTAGCCATCGAAGCCATAAGAACTCAAAGATAGTATCTGCCAGTGCATGATCCTCAGCCTCTGTACGAGAGCGAGAGACAACTGTCTGCTTCTTGCTTTTCTAAGAGATAAGAGAAGAACCAAGCAAGAAACAATAGCCAGTAGTAGAGTGACGATCTGTAGGGTCGCCAGCCCCAATCAGCATCGAAATAGGCTTGAATATCCAAAGTGAAGTGGGCTAAGAAACAAAGGTCATAGAATAATGTATCCGTAACGTACCGAAGGATATATAGGACTGCTACATAGTGTGTAGAGTGTAGTGTATGCATAAACTGACTAACCAGGATGATTGCATAAGAAATATCAGGATGTTTAGTGGTCAAATAGATGAGACTACTAACCAACTGCCGATACAAAGTCGCATCTATCAATAGTTCATCATCAGTAGGAAGAAGCTTAACATTCATTTTCAGAGGATTATCTACAGTCTTGCTATCTGTCAACCTAGTACAAGACAATAACTTGAAAGCATACTTAGCCTGAAAAAGATAGTAGCTATCTGAGCTGGATGTCACCTCAAATCAGGAAAGTAGCTGAGAGATCCTAAATTCTTCATCTCAAACTGATGTTCAAGAAACTGCTAAAGTGCATGATCTCTGAGACTCATCTCTAGTAgtaaccatatcatccacatatagcAAGAAAAGAACAACACCAGCCTCAGATCGGCGAAGAAATAGTGCAGAATCATATGCACTATGAGTGAAACCTTGTTGAGTCAAGATTGAGTTGAACTTGAAAAATCAAGCTCGAGGAGACTGCTTAAGGCCATAGAGCGCCTTACGAAGACGATAGATCTTTCCAGACGGATGAGCAAAATCTGAAGGAGGCTGTGGATATACTTCCTCAGTTAAATCACCATTGAGAAAAGAGTTCTTAACATCTATCTGATACATCTTCCATGGCTTAACAGCTGCAACTAGAAGTAAAGAACGAAAAGTGGTAAGACGTGCTATTGGAGCAAAAGTTTTTTTATAGTCAATATCGTACTCCCATGTGAATTCTCGAGCCACAAGACGAGTTTTGTAGCATTCTACTGAACCGTCAGCATGAGTCTTGATCTTATACACCCACTTGCATCCTATTGCAACATTTTCAGAAGGCAAGTCAGTTAGATCCCATGTATGAGTATCATGAAGGACTTGGAGTTCATCAGACATGGCCTTCTAGCAAAGATGATTAGAACTGGCCTTGCGATAATTGCGAGGCTCATAGAGGATTACAAGAGCACAAAAATAGTGCTAATCACTAAGATGAGGCCAAAGAAGGCCTAAACTAACATCTGAGGGCTACCACTGCTCTCTGCTGCCACTTGTCGCTTTTACTCCCTCGAAAGCGAACCCTAGAAACCTGCTCCCGGCACCGACTTTCTCCCATTTTCGAAACGGAAGCCTTGATCTTTATCTGGCTAAAGCTCGAGTGTAAAGTCACCCCTTCTCAGATGGAAAAGAATCTCTCTCTGCCTCGCTTCCCGACCGAAACTTGGCAAGGGTCCTCTAGGCTTACCAAAAGTAGAGTACCAAAAAGACAACGTCATCGCAGAGATCTCAGAATTCCTCCCAAGACTCCACTGATTTCAAACTCAGACCTCATGGTTCTTCGATTCTAGAACAATTAGCCACTAGAATCACCCAAATGATGCTAGGAACTCGACCTTTTCATCTCCAAATTCCCTCATTTCCCTCTCAAAACACCAAATCTCTAGGTTTCCTATCAAGAGATTCGGCATCACCTCACCAAACCTTGTGAATTCCCACATATATGGAATCTCCTGAATCCAGCAACCAGAACGCCGACAAATGCCAAATAACGGTcgcaaaaaacaagaaaaaccaTGGGATTTCCCTCGACCCCCACTCAACCACCAAATTCCCCCTCCAGCAACTTTCCAACCTCGAATATGCTTCAAACCAGCTCAAATCCCGCAAAATCATCCAAAAACCTCAAAAAACTATCATTTTTGACAACACCAACCTCCTTGTCCGACGCTTTCTCACCACACCCCCCTCTAATCCGGTCGAAAATTGAAACCCTCGCACAAAGACTAAAGACCTTGAAGACTTCTCGATCCAATAGTCGATCTTGAcataaagagaaaagaagagagagaggagagaagg
The sequence above is drawn from the Phoenix dactylifera cultivar Barhee BC4 unplaced genomic scaffold, palm_55x_up_171113_PBpolish2nd_filt_p 000057F, whole genome shotgun sequence genome and encodes:
- the LOC103717148 gene encoding F-box protein PP2-B11-like — encoded protein: MAKRREESEGGGPIGKLPEGCISHVLSLTTPPDSCRSALVSAAFRSAANSDALWERFLPSDYESILSRAVDPVKYSSKKELYFRLCDSILVDGGTMSFGLERSTGRKCYMISPRSMNITWSNTPQYWRWISLPESRFAEVAELLAVCWLFMSGKIDCRLLSPKTTYAAYLVFKLASRSYGLGPPRQLASVKLGDYALETDICLQDDEDSDDDDGDDDDDDDGNDHHQEEAQQRQQQRQQPLRDDGWMEIELGEFYNDEGDDGDVEMSLAEVNALHWKSGLIIQGLEVRPKI